From the genome of Natrinema marinum:
ATGGAAACCATCATCGAGGAAGTGCTCGAGCTCGCTCGACAGGGCCAGACCATCGACGATCCCGAGCCGGTCCCCATCGAGGAAACTGTGCGGGCTGCGTGGGGGAACGTCGAGACGGGAGCGCTGACGCTCGTCGTCGAGGTAACTGGGTGCGTGCTCGCCGACCGGAACCGTCTGGTGACGCTGTTCGAGAACCTCTTTCGGAACAGCGTCGAACACGCCGCGGCTGAGGAAGTCGTGGTCGGAACCGACGCCGGTGTGGATTTCTCAGTGGCCGACGACGGCACCGGCATTCCGGACGGCGATCGTGAGGCGGTCTTCGAGATGGGACGGACAACCAGTCAGACCGGGACCGGCTTCGGGCTGGCTATCGTCGCCGAAATCGCCGCCGCTCACGGCTGGAACGTCGCCGTCACGGAAGGACGCGACGGCGGTGCACGCTTCGAGTTCAGCGGCGTCGAACAGACCGTCGACGAGTGCTAAATTGGCGTCGAGACGGAATTCATCCCGTCGCGACGGGGTCGGACTCGAGCCCGATCGCCACCGCTCTCGAGGTCGCGCCGGAAACCGGAGATCGGAAAACAGCTGCGCGTGTCGCGTCGAGCGGATTCGCTCGCGCCCCTACGCGTCCAGCTCCTCGGTGAGCAGTCGGCGCAACACGAGGTGGAGGACGCCGCCGTTCTCGACGTACTCGACCGCCATCGGCGTGCCGACCTGTGCGGTCACGTCGAACTCGGTCACGTTGCCGTCGTCGTCTTCCGCGGTGACGGTCAGTTCGGCGTTCGGCTCGAGGCCGTCCTCGAGACCCTCGATCTCGAAGTACTCGTCGCCCTCGAGGCCGAGTTCCTCCCAGCCCTCGCCGTCGTCGAACTGCAGCGGCAGGACGCCCATGCCGATGAGGTTGTCGCGGTAGATCCGCTCGTAGCTCTTCCCGATGGTCGCGCGGATGCCGAGCAGGTCGGTCCCCTTGGCCGCCCAGTCGCGACTCGAGCCGGTGCCGAGCTCCTCGCCGGCCATGACGATCAGCGGCGTGTCCTCGGCGCGGTAGCGCTCGCTGGCCTCGAAGACGGTGGTCTCCTCGTCGGTCGGGTGGTGGATGGTGTAGCCGCCCTCCTTACCGTCTAACATCTCGTTTTTGATGCGGACGTTCGCGAAGGTGCCCCGCATCATGACCTCGTGGTTGCCCCGTCGCGAGCCGTAGGTGTTGAACTCGTGGGGTTCGACGCCGCGCTCTTTCAGCCACTGGCCGGCGGGCAGGTCCTCGCTGAAGAGGCCGGCTGGGCTGATATGGTCGGTCGTGACCGTATCACCCAACGTGAGCAACGCGCGGGCGTCCTCGACGTTCCCGACGCCGGGTTCCTCGAGCGGGAAGTCCTGGAAGAACGGCGGCTCGCGGATGTACGTCGACTCGTCGTCCCAATCGTAGACCTCGCCGGTCGGGGCGTCGAGGGCCTCCCAGCGCTCGTCGCCCTCGTAGACGCTGGCGTACTTCTCCTCGAACATCTCCGGCGAGACGCTGTCGTGGATGGTCTCGCGGATCTCCTCGGTGTCGGGCCAGATGTCCTCGAGGTAGACCTCCTCCCCGTCGTCGTCGGTGCCGATCGGCTCGTTCTCGAGATCGATGTCCATCCGCCCCGCGAGGCCGTAGGCGACGACCAGCGGCGGGCTGGCGAGGTAGTTAGCCTTGATCTTCGGGTGGATGCGGGCCTCGAAGTTCCGATTGCCCGAGAGAACGCTCGTCGTCCAGAGGTCGTGTTCGTCGATGGCGTTCTCGATCGGCTCCGGGAGCGGCCCGGAGTTCCCGATACAGGTCGTACAGCCGTAGCCGACGACGTGGTAGCCCAGTTCCTCCAGATCGTCGAGTAGCTCCGCTCGCTCGAGGTACTCGGTGACGACGCGGCTGCCGGGCGCGAGGCTGGTCTTGACGTAGTCGGGCACCTCGAGACCCCGTTCGGCCGCGTTACGCGCGAGGAGGCCGGCGCCGACCATCACCGACGGGTTCGAGGTGTTCGTACAGCTCGTGATCGCGCTGACGAGCACGTCGCCGTGACCGATCTCGACTTCGGTGCCGTCCTCGAGTTCGACGGGAACCTTCTCGTCGAGCGGGAGTCCCGGTCCGGCGTCGGTCGCATCCGCCGTGCTTGCGCCGCTGCCGTCGCCGATCGCCGGCTCGCCGCCGGGACCGATGACGCCTTGCTCCTCGAGCAGGCTCGGGAAGTGCTCGTCGAGATCCCCCATCGGGATGCGCTGGTGGGGCTTCTTGTGGCCCGCAAGGCTCGGTTCGACGTCGTCGAGGTCGAACTCGACGACCTCGGTGTACTCGGGCTCCTGCTCGCCGAAGAGGCCCTGTGCCTCGAGGTACTCGCGGACGAGTTCGACGTGGTCCTCGTCGCGGCCCGTGAGTTCGAGATACTCGAGAGTCTTCTCGTCGACGGGGAACATGCTGATAGTCGATCCCTGCTCGGGGGCCATGTTCGAGATGGTCGCCCGGTCCGCCACGGAGAGCTCCGAGACGCCGGGGCCGTAGAACTCGACGAACTTGTCGACGACGCCGACCTCGCGGAGCTTCTCGGTGATGTGAAGCACGAGGTCCGTCGCCGTCGCGCCGTCGGGAAGCCCGCCCGATAGGCGGACACCGACGACCTCCGGCAGCGACATGTTGATCGGCTGGCCGAGCAAGGCGGCCTCGGCCTCGATGCCGCCGACGCCCCAGCCGACGACGCCGATGCCGCCGATCATGGGGGTGTGACTGTCGGTGCCGACGAGTGTGTCTGGCACGAGCCACTGTTCACCGTCGACCTCTCGCTCGTGGACGACGCGGCCGAGGTGCTCTAGGTTGACTTGGTGGACGATGCCCGTTCCCGGCGGAACGACGTTGAAGCCATCGAAGGCCTGCTGGGCCCACTTGATCGAGCGGTACCGTTCCTCGTTGCGTTCGTACTCGATCTCGACGTTCTTCTCGTATGCGTCGCCGCTACCGAAGTAGTCGACCTGCACGCTGTGGTCGATCACAAGGTCACAGGGGACTTCGGGTTCGACGACCGTTGGGTCGACGCCCTTCCGCTCGGCGGCCGACCGCAACGCCGCGAGGTCGACGACCGCCGGGACGCCGGTCAGGTCCTGCAGGACGACCCGCGAGACCGTAAACGGCACCTCGGCGTCCGGCACGTCGGGCTCCCACGAGG
Proteins encoded in this window:
- the acnA gene encoding aconitate hydratase AcnA, producing MASDTFPEAIREFEHDGETYKMADLTVLEEQGLCDLEKLPVSIRILLESVLRNADGETIDEDAVRAAASWEPDVPDAEVPFTVSRVVLQDLTGVPAVVDLAALRSAAERKGVDPTVVEPEVPCDLVIDHSVQVDYFGSGDAYEKNVEIEYERNEERYRSIKWAQQAFDGFNVVPPGTGIVHQVNLEHLGRVVHEREVDGEQWLVPDTLVGTDSHTPMIGGIGVVGWGVGGIEAEAALLGQPINMSLPEVVGVRLSGGLPDGATATDLVLHITEKLREVGVVDKFVEFYGPGVSELSVADRATISNMAPEQGSTISMFPVDEKTLEYLELTGRDEDHVELVREYLEAQGLFGEQEPEYTEVVEFDLDDVEPSLAGHKKPHQRIPMGDLDEHFPSLLEEQGVIGPGGEPAIGDGSGASTADATDAGPGLPLDEKVPVELEDGTEVEIGHGDVLVSAITSCTNTSNPSVMVGAGLLARNAAERGLEVPDYVKTSLAPGSRVVTEYLERAELLDDLEELGYHVVGYGCTTCIGNSGPLPEPIENAIDEHDLWTTSVLSGNRNFEARIHPKIKANYLASPPLVVAYGLAGRMDIDLENEPIGTDDDGEEVYLEDIWPDTEEIRETIHDSVSPEMFEEKYASVYEGDERWEALDAPTGEVYDWDDESTYIREPPFFQDFPLEEPGVGNVEDARALLTLGDTVTTDHISPAGLFSEDLPAGQWLKERGVEPHEFNTYGSRRGNHEVMMRGTFANVRIKNEMLDGKEGGYTIHHPTDEETTVFEASERYRAEDTPLIVMAGEELGTGSSRDWAAKGTDLLGIRATIGKSYERIYRDNLIGMGVLPLQFDDGEGWEELGLEGDEYFEIEGLEDGLEPNAELTVTAEDDDGNVTEFDVTAQVGTPMAVEYVENGGVLHLVLRRLLTEELDA